One part of the Mycobacterium marinum genome encodes these proteins:
- a CDS encoding universal stress protein: MSSQNQRLGIIVGIDDSPAAKVAIQWATREAELRNAPLTLVHAISPDVATWLNKPLPPGLARWQRDHGHQLVEDALKVIEEAAERGGPAGLGSEIVPSAAVPALVDMSKDAEMVVTGCHGSGRWPGRPLGSVSSGLLRYAHCPVAIVHDEDASAPDRAAAPVLVGIDGSRASEFATGLAFDEASRRHTGLVAAHSWSDVNVSDWPGIDWPATQSMAEQVLAERLAGWQEQYPDVSVSRVVARDQPARQLVQRSGEAQLVVVGSRGRGGFAGMVVGSVAESVAQLARVPVIVARESPA; encoded by the coding sequence ATGTCCTCCCAGAACCAACGATTGGGAATCATCGTCGGTATCGACGATTCACCGGCCGCGAAGGTGGCCATCCAGTGGGCAACGCGTGAAGCTGAGCTGCGAAACGCCCCGCTGACGCTCGTTCACGCGATCTCTCCCGACGTCGCGACGTGGTTGAACAAGCCATTGCCGCCCGGCCTGGCCCGCTGGCAGCGCGATCACGGCCACCAACTGGTCGAGGACGCGCTCAAGGTCATCGAGGAGGCCGCCGAGCGCGGCGGTCCCGCGGGGCTGGGTAGCGAAATCGTGCCTTCCGCCGCCGTTCCCGCCTTGGTCGACATGTCCAAGGACGCGGAGATGGTGGTAACCGGTTGCCACGGCAGCGGGCGCTGGCCGGGCCGGCCGCTGGGCTCAGTCAGTTCCGGGCTGCTGCGCTACGCGCACTGTCCGGTGGCCATCGTCCACGACGAGGACGCCTCGGCGCCGGATCGCGCCGCGGCGCCGGTGCTCGTGGGCATCGACGGCTCCCGGGCATCGGAATTCGCCACCGGCTTGGCCTTCGATGAGGCATCGCGCCGCCATACCGGGCTGGTGGCGGCGCATTCCTGGAGTGACGTCAATGTCTCGGATTGGCCGGGAATCGATTGGCCGGCAACGCAGTCGATGGCAGAACAGGTATTGGCCGAGCGCTTGGCGGGATGGCAAGAGCAATATCCCGATGTGAGCGTCAGCCGCGTCGTCGCGCGTGATCAGCCGGCCCGCCAGCTCGTGCAGCGGTCCGGCGAAGCCCAGCTGGTCGTCGTCGGTAGCCGCGGACGCGGTGGATTCGCCGGAATGGTGGTGGGTTCGGTGGCCGAATCCGTTGCCCAACTGGCCCGCGTGCCGGTGATCGTGGCGCGCGAGTCGCCGGCCTAG
- the fdxA gene encoding ferredoxin → MTYVIGKPCIDVMDRACVEECPVDCIYEGGRSLYIHPDECVDCGACEPVCPVEAIYYEDDLPQELHPHLADNVAFFTETLPGRDGPLGSPGGAAKIGRLGVDTPFVAGHPHVADA, encoded by the coding sequence ATGACGTATGTGATCGGAAAACCCTGCATCGATGTGATGGATCGGGCCTGTGTGGAGGAGTGTCCGGTCGATTGCATATACGAGGGTGGGCGCTCGCTGTACATCCACCCCGACGAATGCGTGGACTGTGGCGCCTGCGAGCCCGTGTGTCCGGTCGAGGCGATCTACTACGAGGACGACCTGCCGCAGGAGCTGCACCCGCATCTCGCCGACAACGTGGCGTTTTTCACCGAAACCCTGCCCGGCCGGGACGGGCCGCTGGGTTCGCCGGGCGGGGCTGCCAAGATTGGCCGACTGGGTGTTGATACGCCATTCGTGGCGGGTCATCCCCACGTCGCAGATGCTTAA
- a CDS encoding helix-turn-helix transcriptional regulator: MGEGRIARTGGESAGRRRAVLRVLRAVGHPLSIVAIAEHLGVHPNTVRFHLDGLVDDGQVERVQPSRRGPGRPPLMFRAVQQMDRGGARHYQLLAEILSNGLAAESDSVDKALAAGRAWGERLQAPTTAHSAEKSIDHLVGVLDGLGFAPERRVSDGQQQVALRHCPFLELAENRSGVVCPIHLGLMRGALESWGATVTVERLDPFVEPDLCLAHLSPEGALS, encoded by the coding sequence ATGGGAGAGGGTCGGATCGCCAGAACGGGCGGGGAGTCGGCGGGGCGTCGCCGCGCGGTGCTGCGGGTATTGCGTGCGGTCGGACATCCGCTGAGCATTGTCGCGATCGCCGAGCACCTGGGAGTGCACCCCAACACCGTGCGCTTCCACCTCGACGGCTTGGTCGATGACGGTCAGGTGGAGCGCGTGCAGCCCAGCCGTCGCGGCCCCGGACGCCCGCCGCTGATGTTCCGGGCGGTCCAGCAGATGGACCGCGGTGGCGCTCGCCACTACCAGCTACTCGCCGAGATCCTCAGCAACGGCCTTGCCGCCGAAAGTGATTCGGTTGACAAGGCGCTGGCCGCCGGCCGCGCCTGGGGCGAACGTCTGCAAGCCCCGACGACCGCCCACAGTGCCGAGAAATCGATCGATCACTTGGTCGGCGTCCTCGACGGACTCGGGTTCGCTCCCGAGCGCCGAGTCTCCGACGGCCAGCAACAGGTTGCCCTGCGACACTGCCCGTTTCTGGAACTTGCCGAGAACCGGTCGGGCGTGGTGTGCCCAATTCACTTGGGCCTCATGCGCGGGGCGCTGGAAAGTTGGGGGGCGACCGTCACCGTCGAGCGGCTCGACCCGTTTGTCGAACCGGATCTTTGCTTGGCCCACCTTTCGCCGGAAGGAGCCCTCAGTTGA
- a CDS encoding class I SAM-dependent methyltransferase has protein sequence MAGTQGESGQPLPLSNRSDDHLQGHWLLARLGKRVLRPGGVELTRTLLARADVNHADVLELAPGLGRTASEILARHPRSYVGAEADPDAANLVRTIVAGHGDVRVADAADTGLPDSSADVVIGEAMLTMQGDAAKHAIVAEAARVLRPHGRYAIHELALTPDDVPEEISTEVRQALARSIKVNARPLTVAEWSQLLAGHGLVVSHVATAPMALLQPRRIIADEGLLGALRFAKNLLTQPAARKRVLMMRSTFRKHRDRMAAVAIVAYKPSASGS, from the coding sequence ATGGCCGGCACTCAGGGCGAATCCGGACAGCCCCTCCCGCTGTCGAATCGCAGCGACGACCATCTGCAGGGGCACTGGCTGCTGGCGCGGCTGGGCAAACGGGTACTGCGCCCCGGCGGTGTCGAACTCACCCGCACCCTGCTGGCCCGCGCCGACGTCAACCATGCCGACGTGCTCGAACTGGCGCCCGGCCTGGGCCGCACCGCGAGCGAGATCCTGGCCCGCCATCCTCGGTCCTACGTCGGAGCCGAAGCCGATCCCGATGCGGCGAACCTGGTGCGCACAATTGTGGCCGGGCACGGTGACGTGCGAGTCGCCGACGCGGCCGACACCGGATTGCCGGACTCCAGCGCTGATGTCGTCATCGGCGAGGCGATGCTGACCATGCAGGGCGATGCGGCCAAACACGCGATCGTCGCCGAGGCGGCGCGGGTGCTTCGCCCCCACGGGCGCTACGCCATCCACGAGCTGGCGCTGACGCCCGACGACGTGCCCGAAGAAATCAGCACCGAGGTCCGCCAGGCGCTGGCCCGGTCCATCAAAGTCAACGCCCGGCCGTTGACGGTGGCCGAATGGTCCCAGCTACTGGCCGGACACGGGCTGGTCGTCAGCCACGTGGCAACCGCGCCGATGGCGCTGTTGCAGCCACGGCGGATCATCGCCGATGAGGGCCTGTTAGGGGCCCTGCGTTTTGCCAAGAACCTGCTCACCCAGCCGGCCGCGCGCAAACGAGTACTGATGATGCGCAGCACATTCCGCAAACACCGGGACCGTATGGCGGCGGTAGCCATCGTGGCCTACAAGCCCTCGGCATCGGGCAGTTGA
- a CDS encoding universal stress protein, which produces MKPVIVGIDGSPAGITAVLWATAEAVSAGVPLRLISVLKTAHSSPEEYEHDLAHAETSLRAAQSAIEATAAPVKVETDTPRGPAGAVLVEASRDAELVCVGSVGIGRYARAILGSTATELSEKAHCPVAVIRSNSDQPPPDINWIVVRVTDAPDNDAVLEYAAHEAKLRQAPILALGGRPEELTDAADGEFERRVQQWGQHHADVHVYPITTQAGIARFLADHDERVQLAVVGADEADQVARLVGPSGHPIFRHAECSVLVVRG; this is translated from the coding sequence ATGAAACCGGTCATCGTTGGCATCGATGGTTCACCGGCGGGTATCACGGCAGTGCTGTGGGCCACCGCGGAGGCGGTCAGCGCAGGCGTGCCGTTGCGGCTGATATCGGTGCTCAAGACGGCTCATTCGTCCCCCGAAGAATACGAGCACGATCTCGCGCATGCCGAGACATCGCTGCGCGCAGCGCAATCCGCGATCGAAGCCACCGCAGCGCCGGTCAAAGTGGAGACCGACACCCCGCGCGGGCCGGCGGGTGCCGTGCTCGTCGAGGCGTCTCGCGATGCGGAGCTGGTCTGCGTGGGCTCAGTGGGGATCGGCCGCTACGCGCGAGCCATTCTGGGGTCGACGGCCACCGAGCTCTCCGAAAAGGCGCACTGCCCGGTGGCGGTCATCCGTTCGAACTCTGATCAGCCGCCGCCGGACATCAACTGGATCGTGGTGCGGGTGACCGACGCGCCCGACAACGACGCTGTGCTCGAATACGCCGCCCACGAGGCGAAACTGCGCCAAGCACCGATCCTCGCACTCGGTGGGCGCCCCGAGGAGCTCACCGACGCCGCGGACGGGGAATTTGAACGTCGCGTACAGCAATGGGGCCAGCACCATGCCGATGTGCACGTCTATCCGATCACCACCCAGGCGGGCATCGCACGATTTCTGGCCGATCACGATGAGCGGGTTCAGTTGGCGGTGGTCGGCGCCGACGAGGCCGATCAGGTTGCGCGGCTGGTGGGGCCATCCGGGCACCCGATCTTTCGGCACGCCGAGTGCTCGGTGCTCGTGGTCCGCGGCTAG
- a CDS encoding DUF1990 domain-containing protein, translating to MDLRALSGQQLTYPEVGATAAGQLPPGYAHLSVSDQIGTGRKRFEEAAHAVMHWGMQRGAGLAVRATSDTVAVSTVAVIQMMGVLRAPCRVVYVIDEPDIRGFAYGTLPGHPECGEERFAIRYDPDTSGVFAEVSSFSRPATWWSKAGGPFVALTQRIIAKRYLRGV from the coding sequence GTGGACCTTCGCGCGCTTTCCGGGCAACAACTGACCTACCCGGAAGTGGGCGCCACCGCGGCCGGACAGTTGCCCCCGGGATACGCCCACCTCAGTGTGTCCGACCAGATCGGCACCGGCCGGAAGCGTTTCGAGGAGGCCGCCCACGCGGTGATGCATTGGGGCATGCAGCGTGGCGCCGGACTGGCGGTGCGGGCCACCTCGGATACGGTCGCTGTTTCGACGGTGGCGGTGATCCAGATGATGGGTGTGTTGCGCGCGCCGTGCCGCGTGGTCTACGTCATCGACGAACCCGATATCCGCGGATTTGCCTACGGCACGCTGCCGGGGCACCCGGAATGCGGCGAGGAACGGTTCGCCATTCGCTACGACCCGGACACTTCCGGGGTATTTGCGGAGGTGTCGTCGTTCTCCCGGCCGGCGACCTGGTGGAGCAAGGCCGGTGGCCCGTTTGTGGCACTGACTCAACGCATCATCGCCAAACGCTACTTGCGCGGGGTGTAA
- a CDS encoding wax ester/triacylglycerol synthase family O-acyltransferase, translating to MHPLDPLDALMLTAELVSNPMHVGALLILSPPPGSGADYVDQLHRETLAGGEPIDPRLRRYPHRGVDTGGVWVWRDAQAVDIGYHCQRRSVDAGRDAFWRLIAELDAQRLELSRPMWMSYLIDGLEDGRFAFYIKVHHTVVDGVAGFQMIAEALSTDPECRSMPPFYADRHLDHPPSSTSTGLLARLSAPLRSLAGAAASGIGLINHVVTGQASTVWDSLIGHTTVLPFTAPYTRFNGRLGAQRAVAAGSWSRHRIEAIQRAADVTANDVVTAVIAGALRRWLLAHSELPDHSLVAICPITVRDREHPSAPDEHANMFGLWLCPLGTDLPDPHRRLDLIHRSMSEGKHWVSARGSAASLLTTAASIAATVVFPLLPFTPKIRTGYNLPISHVGGPRAERYWNGAHVDEMYPVSTVYDGQALNVTTCSYADRIGFGYVAGREVMPDIDTLIPLTEECLTELESGVGVPPRLSGHIG from the coding sequence ATGCATCCGCTGGATCCGCTGGACGCATTGATGTTGACCGCGGAGTTGGTATCCAACCCGATGCATGTCGGTGCGCTGCTGATCCTGTCACCGCCACCCGGTTCCGGGGCCGACTACGTCGACCAGCTTCACCGCGAAACACTGGCTGGTGGTGAACCGATAGATCCGAGGCTGCGCCGATACCCACATCGTGGCGTGGACACCGGGGGCGTCTGGGTCTGGAGAGATGCGCAAGCCGTCGACATCGGATACCACTGCCAGCGGCGCAGCGTCGATGCCGGCCGAGACGCGTTCTGGCGGCTGATCGCCGAGCTGGACGCGCAGCGCCTCGAACTGTCCCGCCCGATGTGGATGTCGTATCTGATCGATGGTCTCGAGGATGGCCGGTTCGCGTTCTACATCAAGGTGCATCACACCGTCGTCGATGGTGTGGCGGGTTTTCAAATGATCGCCGAGGCGCTGAGCACCGATCCCGAATGCCGGTCGATGCCCCCCTTCTATGCCGACCGCCACCTTGACCACCCGCCGTCGTCGACCTCGACCGGGCTGCTGGCGCGCCTTTCTGCGCCGCTGCGTTCGCTGGCCGGTGCCGCGGCATCGGGCATCGGGCTGATCAATCACGTCGTCACCGGGCAGGCATCCACGGTCTGGGATAGCTTGATCGGGCACACGACGGTGCTGCCATTCACCGCGCCCTACACGCGGTTCAACGGCCGCTTGGGCGCTCAGCGTGCCGTCGCGGCGGGCAGTTGGTCGCGGCACCGGATCGAGGCGATACAACGGGCGGCCGATGTCACGGCCAACGACGTGGTCACCGCGGTGATCGCCGGCGCGCTGCGCCGCTGGTTGCTCGCCCATTCCGAACTGCCCGATCACTCCCTGGTCGCCATCTGCCCGATCACCGTGCGTGATCGCGAGCATCCTTCGGCACCCGACGAGCACGCCAACATGTTCGGTCTTTGGTTGTGCCCCTTGGGCACCGATCTGCCAGATCCGCACCGGCGCCTGGATCTGATTCACCGGTCGATGTCGGAGGGCAAGCACTGGGTGAGCGCGCGGGGATCGGCGGCATCGTTGCTCACCACGGCGGCCAGCATCGCTGCCACCGTTGTCTTTCCGCTGCTGCCGTTCACCCCGAAAATCCGCACCGGATACAACCTTCCGATTTCCCACGTTGGGGGCCCACGCGCCGAAAGGTATTGGAACGGAGCACACGTCGACGAGATGTATCCGGTGTCGACCGTCTACGACGGTCAGGCGCTCAACGTCACCACGTGTTCCTACGCTGACCGGATCGGGTTCGGCTACGTCGCGGGCCGCGAGGTGATGCCCGATATCGACACCCTCATCCCGCTGACCGAGGAATGCCTGACCGAGCTGGAATCTGGTGTGGGCGTGCCTCCCCGACTGTCGGGGCACATTGGCTAG
- a CDS encoding NAD(P)H-dependent flavin oxidoreductase has product MLATGWSRGFGLRVPIVNAPMGGVAGGRLATAVTAAGGLGMIGMGSRATRAALAEQLRQVSGRFGIGLVDWVMRNEAGLLEDALAAGPALLSVSFGTDWSWVGPARDAGIPTITQVYDALGARRAADAGVDIVVARGAEGGGHGEVRLGTLPLLDAVLAAVSVPVLAGGGIASPRSLAAVLAAGAAGAWVGTRLAACPEALTGEPSRQALIAARETDTSTTRVFDVADGLPWPQRFPSRVLTNDFVARWNGNETALAADADARAELAAASATEDLRVAPVDAGQGVGMIPDGAPAGEVIEQMCSGARELLARWA; this is encoded by the coding sequence GTGCTCGCTACCGGCTGGTCACGGGGCTTCGGCCTGCGGGTTCCCATCGTCAACGCCCCAATGGGCGGAGTCGCCGGTGGCCGGCTCGCCACCGCTGTCACCGCGGCCGGTGGACTGGGCATGATCGGCATGGGAAGCCGGGCCACCCGGGCGGCCTTGGCCGAACAATTGCGGCAGGTCAGCGGCAGGTTCGGGATCGGGCTGGTGGACTGGGTGATGCGCAATGAGGCGGGGCTGCTCGAGGATGCGCTTGCCGCCGGGCCCGCCCTGTTGTCGGTCAGTTTCGGCACCGACTGGTCCTGGGTCGGCCCGGCCCGTGACGCCGGAATCCCTACCATCACACAGGTTTACGACGCTCTGGGGGCCCGGCGTGCGGCCGATGCGGGGGTGGACATCGTGGTGGCGCGCGGAGCCGAGGGGGGTGGTCATGGCGAGGTGCGGCTGGGAACGCTGCCGTTGCTCGACGCGGTCCTGGCCGCGGTCTCGGTGCCGGTATTGGCCGGCGGCGGCATCGCCTCGCCCCGAAGCCTGGCCGCGGTGCTGGCCGCCGGTGCCGCGGGGGCCTGGGTAGGCACGCGTCTGGCGGCGTGCCCCGAGGCGCTGACGGGGGAGCCGAGCCGTCAGGCTCTGATCGCGGCGCGCGAAACCGACACCAGCACTACCCGGGTCTTCGACGTCGCCGACGGCCTGCCCTGGCCCCAGCGGTTCCCATCGCGGGTGTTGACCAACGACTTCGTCGCGCGCTGGAACGGCAATGAGACGGCACTGGCCGCCGATGCGGATGCTCGTGCCGAGCTGGCCGCTGCCAGCGCGACCGAAGACCTGCGGGTGGCGCCGGTCGACGCGGGCCAGGGAGTTGGGATGATCCCCGACGGCGCGCCGGCCGGCGAGGTGATCGAGCAGATGTGCTCGGGTGCGCGGGAGCTGTTGGCGCGATGGGCGTGA
- a CDS encoding aldo/keto reductase: protein MAAASATLTLGGDLTVHRLGFGAMRLTGDGVWGPPADRAEAVRVLRRAAELGVNFIDTADSYGPYVSEEIIHEALHPYTGLVIATKAGLLRTGPGVWVPLGNPSYLRQECEMSLRRLGVDTIDLFQLHRIDRNYPFADQVGELLALKSEGKIRHIGLSEIDVDQLEAAQQITEIVSVQNMYNLAARGAEPLLEAATSQGIAFIPWFPLASGPLAAPDGPLRKIADDHHATPSQLALAWLLKRSPVMLPIPGTSRVAHLQENVAAAEIVLSDQEFEALSVAGAAHGG from the coding sequence ATGGCCGCAGCATCCGCAACGTTGACCCTGGGTGGCGACCTGACCGTCCACCGGCTCGGGTTCGGCGCGATGCGCCTTACCGGCGACGGCGTCTGGGGCCCGCCCGCCGACCGTGCCGAAGCCGTACGGGTGCTGCGCCGGGCCGCCGAACTGGGCGTCAACTTCATCGACACCGCCGACTCTTACGGCCCCTATGTGTCCGAGGAGATCATTCACGAGGCGTTGCACCCCTACACCGGGCTGGTGATCGCCACCAAGGCCGGGCTGCTGCGCACCGGCCCAGGCGTGTGGGTGCCGCTGGGCAATCCGAGCTATCTGCGCCAGGAATGCGAGATGAGCCTGCGGCGTCTGGGCGTGGACACCATCGACCTGTTCCAGCTGCACCGCATCGATCGCAACTATCCATTCGCCGACCAGGTGGGCGAGCTGCTCGCCCTGAAGAGCGAAGGCAAGATCCGCCACATCGGGCTGTCCGAGATCGACGTCGACCAACTCGAGGCGGCCCAACAGATCACCGAGATCGTGTCGGTACAGAACATGTACAACCTGGCCGCTCGTGGCGCCGAACCATTGCTGGAGGCGGCCACCAGCCAGGGCATCGCATTCATCCCATGGTTCCCGCTGGCCTCGGGCCCGCTGGCGGCTCCGGACGGTCCGTTGCGCAAGATCGCCGACGATCATCACGCGACGCCGTCGCAGCTCGCCCTGGCGTGGCTACTCAAGCGGTCGCCGGTGATGCTGCCGATTCCCGGCACCTCGCGGGTAGCGCACCTGCAGGAGAACGTCGCCGCTGCCGAAATTGTGCTCTCTGACCAGGAGTTCGAAGCATTGTCGGTGGCCGGCGCCGCCCACGGCGGGTAG
- a CDS encoding site-2 protease family protein gives MSDEIPLGRIAGFAVKVHWSVLVILWLFTWSLATTLPETAKGYGAVVYWIAGGCGALVLLASLLAHELAHAIAARRAGVPVGNVTLWLFGGVTTLGGEAKTPKAAFRIAFAGPATSLALSAMFTAVAVALAMVRTPDLVVSVVWWLAAVNLMLGLFNLLPGVPLDGGRLVRAYLWRRHGDIVRAGIGAARAGRVVALILIILGLAEFVAGGLVGGVWLAFIGWFIFAAAREEETRISTQQLFAGLRVADAMTAHPHTAPGWIDVDEFIARYVLGDRHSAYPVTERDGSITGLVTLRQLRELAPERRGSTTVREIALPLHEVPTATPQEPLTTLLERMAPAGRGSRALVLDGGAVVGIVAASDIARLINVYRLAGPGATADPADQREKYSNAG, from the coding sequence GTGAGCGACGAGATCCCATTGGGACGAATCGCCGGCTTTGCGGTGAAGGTTCACTGGAGCGTCCTGGTCATTCTTTGGCTATTCACCTGGAGTCTGGCCACAACATTGCCGGAAACGGCCAAAGGCTATGGCGCGGTGGTCTATTGGATAGCCGGCGGGTGCGGGGCACTGGTGCTGCTGGCCTCGTTGTTGGCCCACGAGCTCGCGCACGCCATCGCGGCGCGGCGGGCCGGGGTACCCGTGGGAAACGTCACGCTCTGGCTGTTCGGGGGAGTGACCACCCTGGGCGGGGAAGCCAAAACTCCAAAGGCGGCTTTTCGGATCGCATTCGCGGGCCCAGCCACCAGCCTTGCCCTGTCCGCGATGTTCACCGCGGTGGCCGTCGCCCTGGCGATGGTGCGAACGCCGGATCTGGTGGTCAGCGTCGTCTGGTGGCTGGCCGCGGTCAATTTGATGCTGGGCCTGTTCAATCTGCTGCCGGGGGTGCCGCTGGACGGAGGTCGGCTGGTGCGGGCCTACCTGTGGCGCCGCCACGGCGATATCGTGCGCGCCGGAATCGGTGCGGCGCGGGCCGGACGGGTGGTCGCGCTGATCTTGATCATCTTGGGGTTGGCGGAGTTTGTGGCCGGCGGCCTGGTCGGCGGCGTGTGGTTGGCCTTCATCGGCTGGTTCATCTTCGCCGCCGCCCGCGAGGAGGAAACCCGGATCTCGACTCAGCAGCTCTTTGCCGGCCTGCGGGTCGCGGACGCGATGACCGCGCATCCACATACCGCTCCCGGCTGGATCGACGTCGACGAGTTCATTGCGCGCTATGTGCTTGGCGACCGGCACTCGGCCTACCCGGTCACCGAGCGGGATGGATCGATCACGGGTCTGGTCACCCTGCGGCAGCTGCGCGAGCTGGCGCCCGAGCGGCGGGGCAGCACAACGGTCCGGGAAATCGCCCTACCCCTGCATGAGGTGCCCACCGCAACGCCGCAGGAGCCGCTGACGACGCTGCTCGAGCGGATGGCTCCGGCGGGCCGGGGTAGCCGCGCGCTCGTCCTCGACGGCGGTGCGGTGGTCGGCATCGTCGCCGCCAGCGACATCGCACGGCTGATCAACGTCTACCGGCTTGCCGGGCCGGGGGCCACGGCGGACCCCGCTGATCAGCGCGAAAAGTATTCCAACGCGGGTTGA
- a CDS encoding cupin domain-containing protein produces the protein MESLSLTALASEKLAEAKQSHSGRAAHTIHGGHAHELRQTVLALLADHNLGEHDSPGEATLQVLQGHVRLTTGDDAWDGKTGDYVAIPPQRHALHAIEDSVVVLTVLKSQPGAH, from the coding sequence ATGGAATCGCTTTCGCTGACCGCACTCGCCTCCGAAAAGCTGGCCGAGGCAAAACAGTCACACAGCGGACGGGCCGCCCACACGATCCACGGCGGACACGCCCACGAATTGCGCCAGACCGTGCTGGCACTGCTGGCCGACCACAATCTCGGCGAACACGACAGCCCGGGTGAGGCGACCCTGCAGGTGCTACAGGGACATGTGCGCCTCACCACCGGCGATGACGCCTGGGACGGCAAGACCGGCGACTATGTCGCGATTCCGCCGCAGCGGCACGCGTTGCACGCCATCGAGGATTCGGTGGTGGTGTTGACCGTGCTCAAGTCCCAGCCCGGCGCCCACTAG
- a CDS encoding MFS transporter translates to MGRSRHIAHWDPEDVQAWEAGNKAIARRNLVFSIATMHVGFSIWTLWSVMVLFMPQSVYGISAADKLLLGATATLVGGCVRIPYVMATARFGGRNWATFSSLVLLVPTVGAIVLLANPGLPLWPYLVCAALSGLGGGNYSASLANVEAFYPQRLKGVALGLTGGIGNLGVAAIQAVGLLVLATAGHEAPYWVCAVYLVLIAIAGLGAALFMDNLTHVIEVGHVRSVLAVPDTWGVSFLYMCASGSFIGFAFVFGQVLQFNLLAGGQSTAQASLHAAEIAFVGPLLGSLARIVGGKLGDRFGGGRVTLGVFVAMILSAALLVAVSTHADHSHGAGGRMTAATLIGYVSGFIALFIFCGMGKGTVFKLIPSIFAERSQHLDISDMQRRQWARIMSGALIGFAGSVGALGGVGINLALRQSYVHSGTETPAFWAFLVCYLCAAALTWARYVRPRSPVASAPRKPNEDPQLSGAAA, encoded by the coding sequence ATGGGACGCTCACGTCACATCGCGCACTGGGACCCCGAGGATGTCCAGGCGTGGGAAGCCGGCAACAAGGCCATCGCCCGGCGCAATCTCGTCTTCTCCATCGCCACCATGCATGTCGGTTTCTCGATCTGGACCCTTTGGTCGGTAATGGTGCTGTTCATGCCGCAGTCCGTCTACGGCATCTCGGCCGCAGACAAGTTGCTGCTGGGCGCCACCGCGACGCTGGTTGGCGGCTGCGTGCGGATCCCCTACGTGATGGCCACCGCCCGATTCGGTGGCCGCAACTGGGCGACGTTCTCGTCGTTGGTACTGCTGGTGCCCACCGTCGGAGCAATCGTGCTGCTGGCCAACCCCGGACTGCCGCTGTGGCCATACCTGGTCTGTGCCGCCCTGAGCGGCCTGGGCGGCGGCAACTACTCCGCATCGCTGGCCAACGTCGAAGCCTTCTACCCACAACGGCTCAAGGGCGTGGCTCTAGGCCTGACCGGAGGGATCGGCAATCTGGGGGTGGCCGCCATCCAGGCGGTCGGCCTTTTGGTGCTGGCGACCGCCGGCCATGAAGCTCCATATTGGGTGTGCGCCGTCTACCTGGTGCTGATCGCCATCGCCGGCCTCGGCGCAGCCCTGTTCATGGATAACTTGACCCACGTGATCGAGGTCGGGCATGTGCGATCCGTTCTCGCGGTGCCCGACACCTGGGGCGTCTCGTTTCTCTACATGTGCGCCTCCGGCTCGTTCATCGGCTTCGCCTTCGTCTTCGGTCAGGTGCTGCAGTTCAACCTGCTGGCCGGCGGACAGAGCACCGCACAGGCGTCGCTGCACGCCGCCGAGATCGCCTTCGTCGGCCCGCTGCTGGGGTCGCTGGCGCGCATAGTCGGCGGCAAATTGGGCGACCGCTTCGGTGGCGGCCGCGTCACCCTGGGGGTCTTCGTCGCCATGATCCTCAGTGCCGCACTGCTGGTCGCAGTCAGCACACACGCCGACCACAGCCACGGCGCCGGCGGGCGCATGACAGCTGCGACGCTGATCGGCTATGTGAGCGGCTTCATCGCGTTGTTCATCTTCTGCGGGATGGGCAAGGGAACCGTGTTCAAGCTGATCCCGTCGATTTTTGCGGAGCGTAGTCAGCACCTGGACATCAGCGATATGCAACGCCGCCAATGGGCACGCATCATGTCGGGGGCACTGATCGGGTTCGCCGGCTCGGTGGGCGCACTGGGCGGCGTTGGGATCAACCTGGCGCTGCGCCAGTCATATGTGCACAGCGGCACCGAGACGCCGGCCTTCTGGGCGTTCCTGGTGTGTTACCTCTGCGCGGCCGCGCTGACCTGGGCACGGTACGTGCGCCCACGCAGCCCGGTTGCCTCGGCGCCCCGCAAACCCAACGAGGATCCGCAGCTCTCCGGTGCTGCTGCCTAG